A section of the Oryza sativa Japonica Group chromosome 1, ASM3414082v1 genome encodes:
- the LOC4325902 gene encoding uncharacterized protein isoform X2, giving the protein MASPARPAAASVSGAFGLPADPAAARCSFDQSRRRPEQEKRMVRTFVNVYGGQENYTKEAVMAAVEECMKKQAEGLLHSLEGIGGRLSQLELYCYKLERSIGELRSDVMDYHSEGTVNFRCLEKNLRQVQKSVQILQDKHEISETPNEFSKLQIAHEFPARANEASAFSTFGRENDHSTQVAKHEVAFMPLQQVNAMQSPAVPVQSSNGYILQQLVPVSLSTQPDQQQPSQAAVYYMQSQNPIKCTESEPSESAVHVIQSQIQNPEARVAVDLSQKSSQVTELYPQPQDQRLHLPAQQVESQAWRTQPLVVQPQQYNIQQVPPQLVQQQTSSPQAQSAPQVAVLYPPYSSQKPASATTEPLLRNMVVHSPYSSPQQKHHEAMPSFYGQGNTVLLPSTDLNIQHQQPQPLQQHGLSSCPPQPSKPNHCSVASYAVQGSGQSYSATFKNPSNCAATVVAVLPQHPASGPMAFHHLGPQVVHNQPFGNMFETASVVGYPRDRVESVALPVVTAAQPADSVAMADKLNAGSNVTSPREWSG; this is encoded by the exons ATGGCGTCCcccgcgcgccccgccgccgcctccgtctccggcgCGTTCGGCCTCCccgccgaccccgccgccgcccgctgctccTTCGAccagtcgcgccgccgcccggag CAGGAGAAGAGGATGGTGAGGACGTTCGTGAACGTGTACGGTGGGCAGGAGAACTACACCAAGGAGGCGGTCATGGCGGCCGTGGAGGAGTGCATGAAGAAGCAGGCCGAGGGCTTGCTGCATTCGCTCGAGGGAATCGGCGGCCGCCTGTCGCAGCTGGAGCTCTACTGCTACAAGCTCGAGAGGTCCATCGGGGAGCTGCGCAGCGACGTCATGGATTACCACAGCGAGGGGACGGTCAACTTCCGGTGCCTGGAGAAGAATCTGAGGCAG GTTCAAAAATCTGTGCAGATTCTGCAGGATAAGCATGAGATTTCAGAGACACCGAACGAGTTCTCCAAACTTCAAATAGCGCATGAGTTCCCTGCTAGAGCAAATGAAGCCTCTGCTTTCTCAACATTCGGAAGGGAAAATGATCACAGCACACAAGTTGCAAAACATGAGGTTGCTTTCATGCCACTTCAGCAAGTTAATGCAATGCAATCTCCTGCTGTGCCAGTCCAAAGCAGCAATGGTTATATTTTGCAGCAACTAGTGCCTGTCTCTTTGAGCACACAACCAGATCAGCAGCAGCCGAGTCAAGCTGCCGTGTATTATATGCAAAGCCAAAATCCTATTAAGTGCACAGAGAGTGAACCATCAGAATCCGCGGTACATGTTATTCAGTCACAAATCCAGAATCCTGAAGCCAGGGTTGCAGTTGACCTATCTCAGAAATCTAGCCAGGTGACAGAATTGTACCCTCAACCCCAGGACCAAAGGCTACATCTGCCTGCTCAGCAGGTTGAGTCACAAGCATGGCGAACACAGCCCCTTGTGGTGCAACCGCAGCAATACAATATTCAGCAAGTTCCACCACAGCTAGTTCAACAGCAAACATCATCTCCTCAGGCTCAAAGTGCTCCTCAAGTCGCTGTCTTGTATCCTCCATACTCTTCTCAGAAGCCTGCCAGTGCTACAACGGAGCCACTTCTGAGAAACATGGTTGTGCACTCGCCATACTCTTCACCTCAGCAGAAGCATCATGAAGCCATGCCTTCTTTTTATGGCCAAGGCAATACAGTTTTGCTTCCATCGACAGACCTTAACATCCAGCATCAGCAGCCACAACCATTGCAGCAACACGGCCTGAGCTCATGCCCACCTCAACCAAGCAAGCCCAACCACTGTAGTGTGGCATCCTATGCCGTTCAAGGTAGTGGCCAATCCTACAGCGCCACATTCAAGAATCCTTCTAACTGTGCTGCTACTGTTGTTGCTGTTCTGCCTCAGCATCCAGCGAGTGGTCCGATGGCATTTCATCATTTGGGACCACAAGTCGTGCATAATCAGCCATTTGGAAATATGTTTGAAACAGCTAGTGTGGTAGGGTATCCACGGGATCGAGTTGAGAGCGTAGCTCTCCCAGTGGTAACTGCAGCCCAACCTGCAGACTCTGTTGCCATGGCTGATAAGCTCAATGCAGGTAGCAATGTTACATCCCCACGAGAATGGTCAGGTTAG
- the LOC4325902 gene encoding uncharacterized protein isoform X1 codes for MASPARPAAASVSGAFGLPADPAAARCSFDQSRRRPEDLQQEKRMVRTFVNVYGGQENYTKEAVMAAVEECMKKQAEGLLHSLEGIGGRLSQLELYCYKLERSIGELRSDVMDYHSEGTVNFRCLEKNLRQVQKSVQILQDKHEISETPNEFSKLQIAHEFPARANEASAFSTFGRENDHSTQVAKHEVAFMPLQQVNAMQSPAVPVQSSNGYILQQLVPVSLSTQPDQQQPSQAAVYYMQSQNPIKCTESEPSESAVHVIQSQIQNPEARVAVDLSQKSSQVTELYPQPQDQRLHLPAQQVESQAWRTQPLVVQPQQYNIQQVPPQLVQQQTSSPQAQSAPQVAVLYPPYSSQKPASATTEPLLRNMVVHSPYSSPQQKHHEAMPSFYGQGNTVLLPSTDLNIQHQQPQPLQQHGLSSCPPQPSKPNHCSVASYAVQGSGQSYSATFKNPSNCAATVVAVLPQHPASGPMAFHHLGPQVVHNQPFGNMFETASVVGYPRDRVESVALPVVTAAQPADSVAMADKLNAGSNVTSPREWSG; via the exons ATGGCGTCCcccgcgcgccccgccgccgcctccgtctccggcgCGTTCGGCCTCCccgccgaccccgccgccgcccgctgctccTTCGAccagtcgcgccgccgcccggag GATTTGCAGCAGGAGAAGAGGATGGTGAGGACGTTCGTGAACGTGTACGGTGGGCAGGAGAACTACACCAAGGAGGCGGTCATGGCGGCCGTGGAGGAGTGCATGAAGAAGCAGGCCGAGGGCTTGCTGCATTCGCTCGAGGGAATCGGCGGCCGCCTGTCGCAGCTGGAGCTCTACTGCTACAAGCTCGAGAGGTCCATCGGGGAGCTGCGCAGCGACGTCATGGATTACCACAGCGAGGGGACGGTCAACTTCCGGTGCCTGGAGAAGAATCTGAGGCAG GTTCAAAAATCTGTGCAGATTCTGCAGGATAAGCATGAGATTTCAGAGACACCGAACGAGTTCTCCAAACTTCAAATAGCGCATGAGTTCCCTGCTAGAGCAAATGAAGCCTCTGCTTTCTCAACATTCGGAAGGGAAAATGATCACAGCACACAAGTTGCAAAACATGAGGTTGCTTTCATGCCACTTCAGCAAGTTAATGCAATGCAATCTCCTGCTGTGCCAGTCCAAAGCAGCAATGGTTATATTTTGCAGCAACTAGTGCCTGTCTCTTTGAGCACACAACCAGATCAGCAGCAGCCGAGTCAAGCTGCCGTGTATTATATGCAAAGCCAAAATCCTATTAAGTGCACAGAGAGTGAACCATCAGAATCCGCGGTACATGTTATTCAGTCACAAATCCAGAATCCTGAAGCCAGGGTTGCAGTTGACCTATCTCAGAAATCTAGCCAGGTGACAGAATTGTACCCTCAACCCCAGGACCAAAGGCTACATCTGCCTGCTCAGCAGGTTGAGTCACAAGCATGGCGAACACAGCCCCTTGTGGTGCAACCGCAGCAATACAATATTCAGCAAGTTCCACCACAGCTAGTTCAACAGCAAACATCATCTCCTCAGGCTCAAAGTGCTCCTCAAGTCGCTGTCTTGTATCCTCCATACTCTTCTCAGAAGCCTGCCAGTGCTACAACGGAGCCACTTCTGAGAAACATGGTTGTGCACTCGCCATACTCTTCACCTCAGCAGAAGCATCATGAAGCCATGCCTTCTTTTTATGGCCAAGGCAATACAGTTTTGCTTCCATCGACAGACCTTAACATCCAGCATCAGCAGCCACAACCATTGCAGCAACACGGCCTGAGCTCATGCCCACCTCAACCAAGCAAGCCCAACCACTGTAGTGTGGCATCCTATGCCGTTCAAGGTAGTGGCCAATCCTACAGCGCCACATTCAAGAATCCTTCTAACTGTGCTGCTACTGTTGTTGCTGTTCTGCCTCAGCATCCAGCGAGTGGTCCGATGGCATTTCATCATTTGGGACCACAAGTCGTGCATAATCAGCCATTTGGAAATATGTTTGAAACAGCTAGTGTGGTAGGGTATCCACGGGATCGAGTTGAGAGCGTAGCTCTCCCAGTGGTAACTGCAGCCCAACCTGCAGACTCTGTTGCCATGGCTGATAAGCTCAATGCAGGTAGCAATGTTACATCCCCACGAGAATGGTCAGGTTAG